The following DNA comes from Rhinolophus sinicus isolate RSC01 linkage group LG06, ASM3656204v1, whole genome shotgun sequence.
GGGCGTCCACTGATGCTCTCGGGCCCCAGGTGAGAGGGTGGGCCTGGTCTTCCCAGGGTCAAGGCCAACTTGTCAGAGGTGCTTGTGTCCAGTGTCCTGGGTATCAACCTGACCAGTGCTGAGGACTATGGGGCCTTCACCTGCTCGGTCCAGAATGTCAGctccttttccttcattctttggAGAGCTGGTGAGGGGGGTATACTGTGCTCgtggggagcagggaggcctggggagggACCTGGGGCGCCTTGAGGCTGGAGGGTGCTGGGTGGGGGTACAGTGGCTGAGGCTGCAGCTGTCCCCAGGCCCGGTGAGCCACTTGGCCGCAGTGCTGGCCTCACTCCTGGTCCTGCTGGTCCTGCTTCTGGCCGCGCTGTTCTACGTGAAGTGTCGACTCAACGTGCTACTCTGGTACCAGGACACGTACGGGGAGGTGGAGGTGAACGGTGCGTGCAGTGGGTGAATGGGACGCGAGTCAACCACCGGGCTTCCCTAGGCTCAGCCTGGGCGGGGGCGATAAGGAGGCATCAGCCCTGGAGAACTCCAGTGAGCACACATTCCAGGAAAGGCGGACTCCATGCAACCCAGGAGGGCACAGAGCCAGGGTCCGCAGAAAGGGGGCAGGCGGCCTGTATCCTGGGACCGGGTTCCACCTGGAGTCCTGGACTGGGGAGGGGACTAGGTGTGGCCTGGAGGTGGGGTGTGCGTCTGGGGGGCGGGCCTGGGCTATGTGCGCGCGTCTGGAGAGGGCAGAGGACCCCAGAGGACAGCGCCTGTAGGTGGCGGCCCGGGCCTGGAAAACGGCCGCGCTGACTCGCCGCTGTCCGCAGACGGGAAACTCTACGACGCCTACGTCTCCTACAGCGACAGCCCTGAGGATCggaagttcgtgaacttcatcCTGAAGCCGCAGCTGGAGCGGTGTCGGGGCTATAAGCTCTTCCTGGACGACCGCGACCTCTTGCCGCGTGCAGGTACCACGGTGCCCCTCCCCGTCCCCGCCCTCCCCGGGCCCAGACCCCGCCCCTAGAACCCCCTTCTCTCGTCGGACCCCACCTCTTCTCGCGCCCCGCCCCTGtggcccctctctgggccccgCCTCCGGTCCAGTCCCCGCTCTTCTTGTCCCGCCCCCCGTCGGGCCCCGCCCCCGCCAATGCCCGGTTCCCGCAGAGCCCTCCGCAGACCTGCTAGTAAACTTGAGCCGCTGCCGGCGTCTCATCGTGGTGCTGTCGGACGCCTTCCTCGGCCGGGCCTGGTGCAGCCACAGCTTTCGGTAGGTCCCGTGCGGGGTTCGGGGGGGCGGGGTGCCGCACCCCGCTGACAGCCCCGCCCCGCAGGGAGGGCCTGTGCCGGCTGCTGGAGCTCACGCGCAGACCCATCTTCATCACCTTTGAAGGCCAGCGGCGCGATCCCTCGCACCCTGCGCTGCACCTGCTGCGTCAGCACCGCCACCTGGTGACCCTGCTGCGCTGGAAGCCCGGCTCCGTGGTGTGGAGGGTGGTGCGGGATCTGGGGCAGGGCGGGTCCTGTGGCGTGGTACCCAGAGAAGGGGCCTCCTTTGAGGTTCCAGGAGCCAGTGAACGTGCACTGCCAGGTGTGCTCCTTGGGGCCAGTTGACCATGGGGATGGGGGGGGCTACTAGTGTTTGCATCCCCCCCGGGTCCCCGTGTGTTCACACGCGCTGACTGCCTCACCCTGGCCCCTAGACGCCTTCCTCCGATTTTTGGAAGGAGCTCCAGCTGGCACTGCCCCGGAAGGTACAGTACAGAGCGATGGAAGGGGACCCCCAGACCCGCCTGCAGGATGACAAGGACCCTATGCTGGTTGTGCGAGGCCGCCTTCCAGAGGGTGGTACCCTGGACCCGGAGCTCGACCCCGACCCCGAGGGGGACCTGGGTATGCCCACCTGGGCCCACCCTTGACCCTGAAAAACAGCCAGGCTGGAGGGGGGCTGACAGGGCGGAAGAGCCCAGAAAGGGGCCCAGGTGGCCGGGACTCCTTCCTGCTGTTGGTGGATGGGCTTCACCCTCCCAGAACCCCCTCACTACCCCTTTCCCAGAGGCGCTTGGGCCTCAGGCCTGCCTGAGAGCTTCCAGGACGTCAACTGTCACTGCCCAGGAGGGTGAGCAGGGAGTGAGTCCAGCAGAAGGCTGGCTGTGGGCAGCCCAGCTTCAGGTGgtaccccctccctccccaggtgtCCGAGGGCCTGTCTTCGGGAAGCCGTCAGCTCCACCATGTGCAAGTGGGGTCTCGCTCGGAGAGGGCCGGGGTAGCGAGGTGGACGTCTCGGACCTTGGCTCCCGCAACTACAGCGCCCGCACGGACTTCTACTGCCTGGTGTCCAAGGACGACATgtagccccctccccccacctgtgTCAGAGCCACAGGATGCCAGGGACAACTGAGAGTGGGACCTGGAGCCCAGCCTGCCTGCAGCCCTGGGACCCTCGGGGAAGGGGAGTGGCCCTTCCTTGTGCCAGAAAATAAAGTCGTTTTGGATCctgcctgggcctcagtctcctctcctGGGTCAGAAAGAGGGTACACAGTGTCCTGGGTGGGGCACCCCTCCCTCACTTCCATCTCAGGGCTCTTGACCCCTCTCTTTTCTCGTCCTCACAGCCACCTGGTCACCAAATTTGGCTGTCCACTAAAActctccttctctccatcctGATCCAGCTCAGGCATGTCTCTTTCCATAGCCTCCTTAGGTGTCCTTGCTAAGGGTTGTGGCTGTCCCCAGCCCCCCACTGATCCAGACAGGTCCTTGGGTGAGTCCCCTTAGAGACTTCAGGTTCTGAGCTTTGTAGAAGCCCTTTGTTGTGAAAATATCAGTGGGGGCTTCACAGCCAAGTGGCCTGGTTctgtgaggtgggggaggggtctcAAAAGCTAATGGACTCCAAGCCTCAGAAGGACAGTGTAACAGGCCCTGGTCAGAGCACCGTCAGCCCAGGGGGGCAGGGCAAAGAGAGGTGTTGGGTGCATTTGTCACATGAGCATAGCCCAGGGGGCAGCACCAAAGGCCAGGGGGTCACATCACAGTTGTCTCAGGAGTGGTCAGTCCTGTGCACAAAGCCCCCAGCTCTGCTGCATTGTGCCTCGGGTGGCACTGAGGCCTCTGCTGTGTGCCCCATCTCCTCTACTCTGGGCCAGCCCTCTCCTCATGGACACTTCCTCCTCCCTGACCTAGAGAGGCCTGTGTGAGCCCAGAGGCAGGTGTGGTTGTGGTTGGGGATATTGGGGAGTCCCTGGGGGTCAGGCCAGCCAAAGAAGCATGCGGGGCTGTGGCTGCTGTTCACGACCACCTTTATTCTCAGCGCTGGCTGTTCTGAGGCTCTGCTGGCCCTGGCCAGCCCCACCTCTACCCATGTGACCTGGTCACCACCCCATGCACCAGAGCAGCCTCAagccctgcccttctccctgccctgctgAAGCCACGTCCCCAGCTGCAAGCCCCCATCCCATGTCCTCTCCCTGGTGACCCAGGCCCTTCAAAGTTATACACAAGGCTCCTAGGAGCTGCTCCTGGGCCATCAGCCTTCTCCTTCAGGCTGGCGACAAGCAGCTCGGTGCTGAGCCGTCCCTCTGAGGCTGGGCCGAGTCGTACTCTCCTCCAGGAAGGCCTCGCCTACAGGCCCAGGAAGTCCTCCTTTCGATAGCCCTTCTGCAGTGGAGGGGGCTGAGTGAGAGGGCCCTCGGGCCAGCCTGCTTCCCACCATGCCCGCCCCGGGGTGCTGGCGTGGACCCTGGTCTCCTTGTTCCAGTTTCCCTCCCCCTGGGTCTCCTGCTCTGCATGGTTTCCGAGTCCCTCCCCCATGTCCTTCCCCCAGGTCCCAGGCCCATGGCCCTCTCTGCCCTGGATTGCCAGAACATACCGCACGGAAATCTCGGTGGAGCTTGTTGTATTGCCACAGATTGGCCAAGAGGCTGGAGGCTGCCCGGGAGGACTTCTCACTGTCGGGGCTtgggggacaggggcaggggtCAGCAGGGGAAGGCACTGCCAGAAGGTGGGGCGGGGCAGGCCGGGGGGAGCCCTCACCTGTCCCGCTTCTTCTTGATGAAGACCAGTTTGCGGAGCCCGTCAAAGTAGAGCAGGTCTCGGGCGGCGATGGGGCTGACCACCACCAGGTTGTTGAGCACAGCTATGATGTTCACCAGCACGTCGGCCGGGGCAGACTTCTCACCCACGCTGCCCGGCAGCTTCTCAATCAGGTGACTCACTACCTTGGTAGCTGCGGAGGCCAGGAGGTCAGTGTcagccccactcccagccccaggg
Coding sequences within:
- the SIGIRR gene encoding single Ig IL-1-related receptor isoform X4 → MKVPGVWAHCPTLGHHGSPGAGEGQPRAPPSPCVRYSEGCCAGIREAASAQCCLWPKLHVNSSCSCLTCSLGMVAASDPSWHPDSPTTRTESEFCLALGVQSAWLRSPWSQGWHRAQPARGGPGQTMAGVCDRTPDFLSPSGNQVLGPALGSVASLNCTAWVVSGPHCPLPSVQWLKDGLPLNNGSHYDLHEASWVKANLSEVLVSSVLGINLTSAEDYGAFTCSVQNVSSFSFILWRAGPVSHLAAVLASLLVLLVLLLAALFYVKCRLNVLLWYQDTYGEVEVNDGKLYDAYVSYSDSPEDRKFVNFILKPQLERCRGYKLFLDDRDLLPRAEPSADLLVNLSRCRRLIVVLSDAFLGRAWCSHSFRRLPPIFGRSSSWHCPGRYSTERWKGTPRPACRMTRTLCWLCEAAFQRVVPWTRSSTPTPRGTWVSEGLSSGSRQLHHVQVGSRSERAGVARWTSRTLAPATTAPARTSTAWCPRTTCSPLPPPVSEPQDARDN
- the SIGIRR gene encoding single Ig IL-1-related receptor isoform X2 encodes the protein MKVPGVWAHCPTLGHHGSPGAGEGQPRAPPSPCVRYSEGCCAGIREAASAQCCLWPKLHVNSSCSCLTCSLGMVAASDPSWHPDSPTTRTESEFCLALGVQSAWLRSPWSQGWHRAQPARGGPGQTMAGVCDRTPDFLSPSGNQVLGPALGSVASLNCTAWVVSGPHCPLPSVQWLKDGLPLNNGSHYDLHEASWVKANLSEVLVSSVLGINLTSAEDYGAFTCSVQNVSSFSFILWRAGPVSHLAAVLASLLVLLVLLLAALFYVKCRLNVLLWYQDTYGEVEVNDGKLYDAYVSYSDSPEDRKFVNFILKPQLERCRGYKLFLDDRDLLPRAEPSADLLVNLSRCRRLIVVLSDAFLGRAWCSHSFREGLCRLLELTRRPIFITFEGQRRDPSHPALHLLRQHRHLVTLLRWKPGSVTPSSDFWKELQLALPRKVQYRAMEGDPQTRLQDDKDPMLVVRGRLPEGGTLDPELDPDPEGDLGVRGPVFGKPSAPPCASGVSLGEGRGSEVDVSDLGSRNYSARTDFYCLVSKDDM
- the SIGIRR gene encoding single Ig IL-1-related receptor isoform X6, with translation MAGVCDRTPDFLSPSGNQVLGPALGSVASLNCTAWVVSGPHCPLPSVQWLKDGLPLNNGSHYDLHEASWVKANLSEVLVSSVLGINLTSAEDYGAFTCSVQNVSSFSFILWRAGPVSHLAAVLASLLVLLVLLLAALFYVKCRLNVLLWYQDTYGEVEVNDGKLYDAYVSYSDSPEDRKFVNFILKPQLERCRGYKLFLDDRDLLPRAEPSADLLVNLSRCRRLIVVLSDAFLGRAWCSHSFREGLCRLLELTRRPIFITFEGQRRDPSHPALHLLRQHRHLVTLLRWKPGSVTPSSDFWKELQLALPRKVQYRAMEGDPQTRLQDDKDPMLVVRGRLPEGGTLDPELDPDPEGDLGVRGPVFGKPSAPPCASGVSLGEGRGSEVDVSDLGSRNYSARTDFYCLVSKDDM
- the SIGIRR gene encoding single Ig IL-1-related receptor isoform X5; translated protein: MAGVCDRTPDFLSPSGNQVLGPALGSVASLNCTAWVVSGPHCPLPSVQWLKDGLPLNNGSHYDLHEASWVKANLSEVLVSSVLGINLTSAEDYGAFTCSVQNVSSFSFILWRAGPVSHLAAVLASLLVLLVLLLAALFYVKCRLNVLLWYQDTYGEVEVNDGKLYDAYVSYSDSPEDRKFVNFILKPQLERCRGYKLFLDDRDLLPRAEPSADLLVNLSRCRRLIVVLSDAFLGRAWCSHSFREGLCRLLELTRRPIFITFEGQRRDPSHPALHLLRQHRHLVTLLRWKPGSVVWRTPSSDFWKELQLALPRKVQYRAMEGDPQTRLQDDKDPMLVVRGRLPEGGTLDPELDPDPEGDLGVRGPVFGKPSAPPCASGVSLGEGRGSEVDVSDLGSRNYSARTDFYCLVSKDDM
- the SIGIRR gene encoding single Ig IL-1-related receptor isoform X1; this encodes MKVPGVWAHCPTLGHHGSPGAGEGQPRAPPSPCVRYSEGCCAGIREAASAQCCLWPKLHVNSSCSCLTCSLGMVAASDPSWHPDSPTTRTESEFCLALGVQSAWLRSPWSQGWHRAQPARGGPGQTMAGVCDRTPDFLSPSGNQVLGPALGSVASLNCTAWVVSGPHCPLPSVQWLKDGLPLNNGSHYDLHEASWVKANLSEVLVSSVLGINLTSAEDYGAFTCSVQNVSSFSFILWRAGPVSHLAAVLASLLVLLVLLLAALFYVKCRLNVLLWYQDTYGEVEVNDGKLYDAYVSYSDSPEDRKFVNFILKPQLERCRGYKLFLDDRDLLPRAEPSADLLVNLSRCRRLIVVLSDAFLGRAWCSHSFREGLCRLLELTRRPIFITFEGQRRDPSHPALHLLRQHRHLVTLLRWKPGSVVWRTPSSDFWKELQLALPRKVQYRAMEGDPQTRLQDDKDPMLVVRGRLPEGGTLDPELDPDPEGDLGVRGPVFGKPSAPPCASGVSLGEGRGSEVDVSDLGSRNYSARTDFYCLVSKDDM
- the SIGIRR gene encoding single Ig IL-1-related receptor isoform X3 translates to MKVPGVWAHCPTLGHHGSPGAGEGQPRAPPSPCVRYSEGCCAGIREAASAQCCLWPKLHVNSSCSCLTCSLGMVAASDPSWHPDSPTTRTESEFCLALGVQSAWLRSPWSQGWHRAQPARGGPGQTMAGVCDRTPDFLSPSGNQVLGPALGSVASLNCTAWVVSGPHCPLPSVQWLKDGLPLNNGSHYDLHEASWVKANLSEVLVSSVLGINLTSAEDYGAFTCSVQNVSSFSFILWRAGPVSHLAAVLASLLVLLVLLLAALFYVKCRLNVLLWYQDTYGEVEVNDGKLYDAYVSYSDSPEDRKFVNFILKPQLERCRGYKLFLDDRDLLPRAEPSADLLVNLSRCRRLIVVLSDAFLGRAWCSHSFREGLCRLLELTRRPIFITFEGQRRDPSHPALHLLRQHRHLTPSSDFWKELQLALPRKVQYRAMEGDPQTRLQDDKDPMLVVRGRLPEGGTLDPELDPDPEGDLGVRGPVFGKPSAPPCASGVSLGEGRGSEVDVSDLGSRNYSARTDFYCLVSKDDM